The following coding sequences lie in one Plasmodium berghei ANKA genome assembly, chromosome: 7 genomic window:
- a CDS encoding bifunctional dihydrofolate reductase-thymidylate synthase, putative produces MEDLSETFDIYAICACCKVLNDDEKVRCFNNKTFKGIGNAGVLPWKCNLIDMKYFSSVTSYINENNYIRLKWKRDKYMEKHNLKNNVELNTNIISSTNNLQNIVVMGKKSWESIPKKFKPLQNRINIILSRTLKKEDIVNENNNENNNVIIIKSVDDLFPILKCTKYYKCFIIGGSSVYKEFLDRNLIKKIYFTRINNSYNCDVLFPEINENLFKITSISDVYNSNNTTLDFIIYSKTKEINPNEEVPNNTFLGVCDEQNKAFDDEDDYTYFSFNKNKENIKKNSEHAHNFKIYNSIKYKNHPEYQYLNIIYDIIMHGNKQDDRTGVGVLSKFGYMMKFNLNEYFPLLTTKKLFIRGIIEELLWFIRGETNGNTLLEKNVRIWEANGTREFLDNRKLFHREVNDLGPIYGFQWRHFGAEYTDMHDNYKDKGVDQLKNIINLIKNDPTCRRIILCAWNVKDLDQMALPPCHILCQFYVFDGKLSCIMYQRSCDLGLGVPFNIASYSIFTYMIAQVCNLQAAEFIHVLGNAHVYNNHIESLKIQLNRTPYPFPTLKLNPDIKNIEDFTISDFTVQNYVHHDKINMDMAA; encoded by the coding sequence ATGGAAGACTTATCTGAAACATTCgatatatatgcaatatGTGCATGTTGTAAAGTTCTGAACGATGATGAAAAGGTTAGATgctttaataataaaacgtTTAAGGGAATTGGAAATGCGGGGGTGTTACCTTGGAAATGTAATTTAATCgatatgaaatattttagtTCTGTAAcatcatatataaatgaaaataattatataagaTTGAAATGGAAAAgagataaatatatggaaaaacataatttaaaaaataatgtagaactaaatactaatataatttcttcaactaataatttacaaaatattgtagtaatgggaaaaaaaagttgGGAAAGTATTCccaaaaaatttaaaccTTTACAAAATCGAATAAACATTATTTTGTCTAGAACTTTGAAAAAAGAAGATATTGTAaacgaaaataataatgaaaataataatgttattataattaaaagtgtagatgatttatttcctattttaaaatgcacaaaatattacaaatgttttattatagGGGGTTCGTCTGTTTATAAAGAATTTTTAGATcgtaatttaataaaaaaaatatattttacaagaataaataattcttATAATTGTGATGTTTTATTCCCAGAAATAAACgaaaatttgtttaaaataaCTTCAATAAGTGatgtatataatagtaACAACACAACTTTagattttataatttatagtaagacaaaagaaataaatccAAATGAGGAAGTACctaataatacatttttaggTGTATGtgatgaacaaaataaagcCTTTGATGATGAAGACgattatacatatttcagtttcaataaaaataaagaaaatattaaaaaaaattctgaACATGctcataattttaaaatatataatagcataaaatataaaaatcatCCTGAATatcaatatttaaatattatatatgatataataatgcatGGAAATAAACAAGATGATAGAACAGGTGTTGGTGTGTTAAGTAAATTTGGATATATGAtgaaatttaatttaaatgaatattttccattattaacaacaaaaaaattatttataagaGGTATTATCGAAGAATTATTGTGGTTTATAAGAGGGGAAACAAATGGAAATACTTTGTTAGAAAAAAACGTAAGAATATGGGAAGCTAATGGAACAAGGGAATTTTTAGataatagaaaattatttcatagAGAAGTTAATGATCTCGGTCCAATTTATGGATTTCAATGGAGGCATTTTGGTGCTGAATATACAGATATGcatgataattataaagaCAAAGGAGTTGatcaattaaaaaatattataaatttaattaaaaatgatcCTACTTGTAGACGAATTATTTTGTGTGCATGGAATGTAAAAGATTTAGATCAAATGGCATTACCTCCTTGTCATATTTTATGTcaattttatgtttttgaCGGAAAATTATCATGTATTATGTATCAAAGATCTTGTGATTTAGGGCTTGGGGTTCCATTCAATATTGCTTCCTATtctatatttacatatatgaTAGCACAAGTATGTAACTTACAGGCAGCTGAATTTATACATGTATTGGGTAATGCTCATGTTTATAATAATCATATTGAAAGCTTAAAGATTCAGTTAAATAGAACTCCTTACCCTTTTCCTACTCTTAAATTAAATCCTgacattaaaaatatcgaGGATTTTACAATTTCTGATTTTACTGTTCAAAATTATGTTCATCacgataaaataaatatggatATGGCAGCTTAA